From Corvus cornix cornix isolate S_Up_H32 chromosome 15, ASM73873v5, whole genome shotgun sequence, one genomic window encodes:
- the LOC120410865 gene encoding pleckstrin homology domain-containing family A member 4-like has product MAESDDLARRDPAPAGPRSQPCRPVPRVHAFGKGEQALRRDPRTPPAMQGWLHKQDSSGLRLWKRRWFVLVDLCLYYYRDSSEQQVRGGLPLPGYEIRILPPAPRAPRAPQFLFTAEHPGMRTYCLGAETPEELHAWVCALRRGASALPGSPRSLSLQTPREVRSTGPASPPLPTHSPGRGLGSPPVPPPRCPPEPPLPPGEVPQAQEEPPTRGCPPRTGATGGGPRGRPEPAPAGRNPQKPRPPGAAPERDIGTNQPPASPTASSDWLPSAAGPAGTAPAPASNDASRRRRAGAGGRGWAREGAAGRPIRITLLQASF; this is encoded by the exons ATGGCAGAAAGCGACGACCTCGCCCGCCGGGACCCCGCCCCCGCCGGACCCCGCAGCCAG ccctgccggCCCGTGCCGAGGGTCCACGCCTTTGGAAAGGGGGAGCAGGCGCTGCGGAGAGACCCCCGCACCCCCCCCGCCatgcagggctggctgcacaAGCAG GACAGCTCGGGGCTGCGGCTCTGGAAGCGCCGCTGGTTTGTACTGGTGGATCTCTGCCTCTACTACTACCGGG ACAGCAGCGAGCAGCAAGTGCGGGGCGGCCTCCCCCTGCCCGGCTACGAGATCCGCATcctgccccccgccccccgcgccccccgagccccccaATTCCTCTTCACG GCTGAACATCCCGGGATGCGAACCTACTGCCTGGGGGCTGAGACCCCCGAGGAGCTGCACGCCTGGGTCTGCGCCCTGCGCCGGGGGGCATCGGCCCTGCCCGG ctccccccgctccctctccctgcagacacCCCGGGAAGTCCGGAGCACAGGTCCCGCCTCGCCCCCATTGCCCACACACTCCCCGGGTCGGGGGCTGGGGAGCCCACCCGTGCCCCCTCCTCGCTGCCCCCCAGAGCCTCCACTGCCCCCCGGCGAG GTGCCCCAAGCCCAGGAGGAGCCCCCGACGCGGGGGTGTCCCCCCAGGACCGGGGCCACGGGGGGGGGGCCACGGGGACGCCCCGAGCCCGCGCCCGCAG GGCGGAACCCGCAGAAGCCCCGCCCCCCCGGAGCAGCGCCGGAGCGAGACATCGGGACCAATCAGCCACCGGCTTCTCCAACTGCCTCTTCTGATTGGCTGCCGAGCGCCGCCGGACCCGCGGGCACCGCCCCCGCGCCGGCATCCAATGACGCGtcgcggcggcggcgggcgggggcgggggggcgtGGCTGGGCGCGCGAAGGCGCGGCCGGGCGGCCAATCAGGATCACGCTGCTGCAGGCCAGCTTCTGa
- the NIPSNAP1 gene encoding protein NipSnap homolog 1, protein MAAGARGGSAALRRLRGGGAGAAPRGARGYSRDAEGSWFRSLFVHKVDPRKDAHSNLLSKKETSNLYKIQFHNVKPECLEAYNKLTEEVLPKLHSDPDYPCDLVGNWNTWYGEQDQAVHLWRFSGGYPALMDCMSKLRQNKEYLDFRKERSRMLLSRRNQLLLEFSFWNEPQPRQGPNIYELRTYKLKPGTMIEWGNNWARAIKYRQENQEAVGGFFSQIGELYVVHHLWAYRDLQSREETRNAAWRKRGWDENVYYTVPLIRTMESRIMIPLKISPLQ, encoded by the exons ATGGCGGCGGGAGcgcgcggcgggagcgcggcgctgcggcggctgcggggcgggggcgcgggcgcggccccgcggggcgcGCG ggggtACTCCAGGGATGCCGAGGGCAGCTGGTTCCGCTCCCTCTTCGTGCACAAGGTGGATCCGCGCAAGGACGCGCATTCCAACCTCCTCTCCAAGAAGGAGACCAGCAACCTCTACAAGATCCAGT ttCACAATGTGAAGCCGGAGTGCCTGGAAGCCTACAACAAGCTGAC AGAGGAGGTGCTGCCCAAGCTCCACTCGGACCCCGACTACCCCTGTGACCTGGTGGGCAACTGGAACACGTGGTATGGCGAGCAGGACCAGGCAG TGCACCTGTGGCGCTTCTCGGGCGGGTACCCGGCGCTCATGGACTGCATGAGCAAGCTCCGGCAGAACAAG gAGTACCTGGACTTCCGCAAGGAGAGGAGCCGGATGCTGCTGTCCCGCAGGaaccagctgctcctggaaTTCAGCTTCTGGAACgagccccagccccggcaggGACCGAACATCTACGAGCTGAGGACCTACAAGCTGAAG CCAGGGACCATGATCGAATGGGGCAACAACTG GGCTCGTGCCATTAAATACCGCCAGGAGAACCAGGAGGCAGTCGGGGGGTTCTTCTCCCAGATCGGGGAGCTCTACGTGGTGCATCACCTCTGGG CCTACAGGGATCTGCAGTCCCGGGAGGAGACGAGGAACGCGGCCTGGAGGAAGAGGGGCTGGGATGAGAACGTTTATTACACTG tcCCGCTGATCCGGACCATGGAATCACGGATCATGATTCCCCTGAAGATCTCCCCCCTGCAGTGA
- the THOC5 gene encoding THO complex subunit 5 homolog isoform X2, which produces MSSESSKKRKPKVIRTDGVPAEGKRGKGDADQDARYYSEESEVDLRDPIKDYELYRETCQELQRLMAEIQELKSRGIKENASEIDERRVQSCVHFMTLKKLNRLAHIRLKKGRDQTHEAKQKVDAYHLQLQNLLYEVMHLQKEITKCLEFKSKHEEIELVSLEEFYKEAPPEISRPAITLTEPHQQTLARLDWELEQRKRLAEKYKECLTSKEKILKEIEVKKEYLSSLQPRLNSIMQASLPVQEYLFMPFDQAHKQYETARHLPPPLYVLFVQASAYGQACDKKLVVAIEGSVEEAKALYKPPEDSQDDESDSDAEEEQTTKRRRPTLGVQLDDKRKEMLKRHPLSVTLDLKCKDENVLHLTFHYLMNLNVMTVKAKVTTAVEMTTAISAGDLLSPDSLLNCLYPGDHGRKTPNPANQFQFDKVGILTLSDYVTELGHPYVWVQKLGGLHFPKDQPQHTVAADNSLSASHMELTVKLLRSRLQSRLALHKQFASLEHGVVPVSSECQQLFPTKIVSRLVKWTAIPYEDYAELPYTKDVIEAGLAEDTHLYYMALIERGTAKLQAAVVLNPGYSTLPPVFSLCLNWKGERNSSNDDNIRAMESEVNVYYKELWGPKPGYQLLTNQLQRLCMVLDVYLETEPHDPSVEGPKEFPQEKMCLRLVRGPLRLKPFKFNYPQGFFSHR; this is translated from the exons ATGTCCTCCGAGTCCAGCAAGAAGAGGAAGCCCAAGGTGATCCGCACGGACGGGGTCCCAGCCGAGGGCAAGCGGGGCAAGGGCGACGCTGACCAG GATGCCAGGTACTACAGCGAGGAGAGCGAGGTGGATCTGCGCGACCCCATCAAGGACTACGAGCTCTACAGGGAGACCTGCCAGGAGCTCCAGAGGCTCATGGCAGAGATCCAGGAGCTGAAGAGCCGGGGCATCAAGGAAAAT GCCTCGGAGATCGACGAGCGGCGCGTCCAGAGCTGTGTGCACTTCATGACCCTGAAGAAGCTGAACCGCCTGGCTCACATCCGGCTGAAGAAAGGCAGGGACCAGACCCACGAG GCAAAGCAGAAGGTTGATGCCTatcacctgcagctccagaaCCTGCTCTACGAGGTGATGCACCTGCAGAAAGAGATCACCAAGTGCCTGGAGTTCAA GTCCAAACATGAGGAGATCGAGCTGGTGAGCCTGGAGGAGTTCTACAAAGAGGCCCCCCCTGAAATCAGCCGCCCTGCCATCACCCTGACTGAGCCCCACCAGCAGACCCTGGCCCGCCTGgactgggagctggagcagcgcAAGAG GCTGGCAGAGAAGTACAAGGAGTGCCTGACCAGCAAGGAGAAGATCCTGAAGGAGATCGAGGTGAAGAAGGAATACCTGAGCAGCCTCCAACCTCGACTCAACAGCATCATGCAG GCCTCCCTGCCAGTCCAGGAGTACCTGTTCATGCCCTTCGACCAGGCACACAAGCAGTACGAGACCGCCCGGCACCTCCCGCCGCCGCTCTACGTCCTCTTTGTCCAAGCCAGCGCCTACGGACAGGCCTGTG ATAAGAAGCTGGTGGTGGCCATTGAAGGGAGCGTGGAGGAAGCCAAAGCCCTTTACAAGCCACCAGAGGACTCGCAGG ATGATGAGAGCGATTCCGACGCGGAGGAGGAACAGACCACG AAGCGGCGCAGGCCCACCCTGGGCGTGCAGCTGGACGACAAACGCAAGGAGATGCTGAAGCGACATCCCTTGTCCGTCACCCTCGACCTGAAGTGCAAAG ATGAGAACGTGCTTCACCTGACCTTCCACTACCTGATGAACCTCAACGTCATGACAGTGAAAGCCAAGGTGACCACTGCTGTGGAGATGACCACGGCCATCAGTGCTGG GGACCTGCTCTCCCCAGACTCCCTCCTCAACTGCCTTTATCCAGGGGACCACGGGAGGAAAACACCCAACCCGGCCAACCAGTTCCAGTTCGATAAAGTGGG CATCCTGACCCTGAGTGACTACgtgacagagctgggacaccCCTACGTGTGGGTGCAGAAGCTGGGTGGCCTGCATTTCCCCAAGGATCAGCCTCAG cacacGGTGGCTGCTGACAACTCCCTGAGTGCCAGCCACATGGAGCTGACGGTGAAGCTGCTCCGGAGCCGCCTGCAGTCCCGCCTGGCCCTGCACAAGCAGTTTGCATCCCTCG AGCACGGCGTTGTGCCTGTGTCCAGCGAgtgccagcagctcttcccGACCAAGATCGTCTCGCGCCTGGTGAAGTGGACAGCCATTCCCTACGAGGATTATGCC GAGCTGCCCTACACTAAGGATGTGATAGAGGCTGGCTTGGCTGAAGACACTCACCTCTACTACATGGCCCTGATAGAGAGGGGAACAG CCAAGCTCCAGGCAGCCGTGGTGCTGAACCCCGGGTATTCCACGCTGCCTCCCGTCTTCAGCCTGTGCCTCAACTGGAAGGGAGAGCGGAACAGCAGCAACGACGACAACATTCGG gcCATGGAGAGTGAGGTCAATGTCTACTACAAGGAGCTGTGGGGGCCCAAACCGGGCTACCAGCTCCTCACCAACCAGCTGCAGCGCCTGTGCATGGTGCTGGACGTGTACCTGGAGACAGAGCCCCACGATCCCAGCGTGGAGGGGCCCAAGGAGTTCCCCCAGGAGAAGATGTGTCTGCGCCTGGTCAG GGGTCCCCTGCGCCTGAAGCCCTTCAAGTTCAACTACCCCCAGGGGTTCTTCAGCCATCgctga
- the THOC5 gene encoding THO complex subunit 5 homolog isoform X1 gives MSSESSKKRKPKVIRTDGVPAEGKRGKGDADQETQTLLWRASTRLEDPSGICMDARYYSEESEVDLRDPIKDYELYRETCQELQRLMAEIQELKSRGIKENASEIDERRVQSCVHFMTLKKLNRLAHIRLKKGRDQTHEAKQKVDAYHLQLQNLLYEVMHLQKEITKCLEFKSKHEEIELVSLEEFYKEAPPEISRPAITLTEPHQQTLARLDWELEQRKRLAEKYKECLTSKEKILKEIEVKKEYLSSLQPRLNSIMQASLPVQEYLFMPFDQAHKQYETARHLPPPLYVLFVQASAYGQACDKKLVVAIEGSVEEAKALYKPPEDSQDDESDSDAEEEQTTKRRRPTLGVQLDDKRKEMLKRHPLSVTLDLKCKDENVLHLTFHYLMNLNVMTVKAKVTTAVEMTTAISAGDLLSPDSLLNCLYPGDHGRKTPNPANQFQFDKVGILTLSDYVTELGHPYVWVQKLGGLHFPKDQPQHTVAADNSLSASHMELTVKLLRSRLQSRLALHKQFASLEHGVVPVSSECQQLFPTKIVSRLVKWTAIPYEDYAELPYTKDVIEAGLAEDTHLYYMALIERGTAKLQAAVVLNPGYSTLPPVFSLCLNWKGERNSSNDDNIRAMESEVNVYYKELWGPKPGYQLLTNQLQRLCMVLDVYLETEPHDPSVEGPKEFPQEKMCLRLVRGPLRLKPFKFNYPQGFFSHR, from the exons ATGTCCTCCGAGTCCAGCAAGAAGAGGAAGCCCAAGGTGATCCGCACGGACGGGGTCCCAGCCGAGGGCAAGCGGGGCAAGGGCGACGCTGACCAG GAGACACAAACGCTCCTCTGGAGAGCAAGCACAAGGCTGGAGGATCCCTCAGGGATTTGCATG GATGCCAGGTACTACAGCGAGGAGAGCGAGGTGGATCTGCGCGACCCCATCAAGGACTACGAGCTCTACAGGGAGACCTGCCAGGAGCTCCAGAGGCTCATGGCAGAGATCCAGGAGCTGAAGAGCCGGGGCATCAAGGAAAAT GCCTCGGAGATCGACGAGCGGCGCGTCCAGAGCTGTGTGCACTTCATGACCCTGAAGAAGCTGAACCGCCTGGCTCACATCCGGCTGAAGAAAGGCAGGGACCAGACCCACGAG GCAAAGCAGAAGGTTGATGCCTatcacctgcagctccagaaCCTGCTCTACGAGGTGATGCACCTGCAGAAAGAGATCACCAAGTGCCTGGAGTTCAA GTCCAAACATGAGGAGATCGAGCTGGTGAGCCTGGAGGAGTTCTACAAAGAGGCCCCCCCTGAAATCAGCCGCCCTGCCATCACCCTGACTGAGCCCCACCAGCAGACCCTGGCCCGCCTGgactgggagctggagcagcgcAAGAG GCTGGCAGAGAAGTACAAGGAGTGCCTGACCAGCAAGGAGAAGATCCTGAAGGAGATCGAGGTGAAGAAGGAATACCTGAGCAGCCTCCAACCTCGACTCAACAGCATCATGCAG GCCTCCCTGCCAGTCCAGGAGTACCTGTTCATGCCCTTCGACCAGGCACACAAGCAGTACGAGACCGCCCGGCACCTCCCGCCGCCGCTCTACGTCCTCTTTGTCCAAGCCAGCGCCTACGGACAGGCCTGTG ATAAGAAGCTGGTGGTGGCCATTGAAGGGAGCGTGGAGGAAGCCAAAGCCCTTTACAAGCCACCAGAGGACTCGCAGG ATGATGAGAGCGATTCCGACGCGGAGGAGGAACAGACCACG AAGCGGCGCAGGCCCACCCTGGGCGTGCAGCTGGACGACAAACGCAAGGAGATGCTGAAGCGACATCCCTTGTCCGTCACCCTCGACCTGAAGTGCAAAG ATGAGAACGTGCTTCACCTGACCTTCCACTACCTGATGAACCTCAACGTCATGACAGTGAAAGCCAAGGTGACCACTGCTGTGGAGATGACCACGGCCATCAGTGCTGG GGACCTGCTCTCCCCAGACTCCCTCCTCAACTGCCTTTATCCAGGGGACCACGGGAGGAAAACACCCAACCCGGCCAACCAGTTCCAGTTCGATAAAGTGGG CATCCTGACCCTGAGTGACTACgtgacagagctgggacaccCCTACGTGTGGGTGCAGAAGCTGGGTGGCCTGCATTTCCCCAAGGATCAGCCTCAG cacacGGTGGCTGCTGACAACTCCCTGAGTGCCAGCCACATGGAGCTGACGGTGAAGCTGCTCCGGAGCCGCCTGCAGTCCCGCCTGGCCCTGCACAAGCAGTTTGCATCCCTCG AGCACGGCGTTGTGCCTGTGTCCAGCGAgtgccagcagctcttcccGACCAAGATCGTCTCGCGCCTGGTGAAGTGGACAGCCATTCCCTACGAGGATTATGCC GAGCTGCCCTACACTAAGGATGTGATAGAGGCTGGCTTGGCTGAAGACACTCACCTCTACTACATGGCCCTGATAGAGAGGGGAACAG CCAAGCTCCAGGCAGCCGTGGTGCTGAACCCCGGGTATTCCACGCTGCCTCCCGTCTTCAGCCTGTGCCTCAACTGGAAGGGAGAGCGGAACAGCAGCAACGACGACAACATTCGG gcCATGGAGAGTGAGGTCAATGTCTACTACAAGGAGCTGTGGGGGCCCAAACCGGGCTACCAGCTCCTCACCAACCAGCTGCAGCGCCTGTGCATGGTGCTGGACGTGTACCTGGAGACAGAGCCCCACGATCCCAGCGTGGAGGGGCCCAAGGAGTTCCCCCAGGAGAAGATGTGTCTGCGCCTGGTCAG GGGTCCCCTGCGCCTGAAGCCCTTCAAGTTCAACTACCCCCAGGGGTTCTTCAGCCATCgctga